The sequence ACAGGTTTGTGGTTTGATAAACATGATATAGTTAATATTCGAAACATAGCTGTAAATCATTCAACTTGGGATTTAGAGCTTGAGAATTTATCTCTTGAATCATTAGTTCTCATATATTGCGATTTTAGAGTTAAGAAAAAGATTTTTAGTGATGGCAAAGGACGTATGCACATTTATAGTTTAAGAGAGTCTTTTGATGTAATATTAAATAAATTGGATAATGTAGATAAGGCAAAAGAAATGAGGTATCAGAGAGTTTATTCAAAACTTAAAGATTTTGAAGATTATATGATTGATTTGGGAATAAATGTAGAAATTGAAAAAGATAAGGATTTTACATTAGATGAAAATAAGCAAAAGAAGTTTTATTCATTAATGCAGGGAGATGAATTGATACAAAATTTAAAATACATTGCAATAAATCACAATATAAATCTTATGTACAAATTTAGGGATGAAGATTCATTAGGTTCTATACTTGAAATTGCCAGAAGTGAGAGAAATCCAAATAATCTGAGAGAATATCTAAATATATTTGAAGAATATTCAACATATCTTACTCAAAAGCAAAAGCTGATTACTATTAAATTTTTATATGATAAGCTTATACATCCTGAAGAAGATATTAGAAAACAGTGTGCAGAATTAATAGGAGGGCTTATTGCACTATTTGATGAAGTATATAGAAAAGAAGTTCCAGCTGATGTGATATTGGAAAAACCAGAAGTAACTAGTTGTGAGCTCCTTGATAAGTATATCATGCTGTTTATTAAACCAAGTCAAAATATTATTCCACTTCATAGGATGTGGATAGGAAATAATTTGAGTACGCTAATTTGTTCATTGTTTAAAAATGCAAGAGAACATCAGATTGAAGATTATATAAAAATACTATTAAAGTATTATGATATAGAAACTTATTTTGAAAAAGATATTAAATTACATCTTTTAAATTCAATTAATTATATTCCCGTATTAAAATGTGATGAAGAAGCTAAAGAAGTTTTGTCTAGCTATATAAAAGTTAATTTGGATGAAGAAAATGTTGACATTAGACTTACAGCATTAGAATTAGTAAAAAAATTAATTCCAAAACTTGATGAAAATTCAAAATTTCTTATGTATATTAGAGAAAAATATTCTACTAATGTTTATTGTTCAGATATTTTGGTTGAAAACTTCTTAAAATATAAAATTGCAAGGGCGTTAAAGTTAGATGATGAAATTGTAAATCAATATAGAAACTTTTTCATAGAAGATAAAACAAAATTGCAGAATATTTATTTGAGCAATCTTAAAACAGCTACTGACTGGGTTATAAAGAAAATTCAGATGGACCTTTTAGTAGAGCATACTCTTATGAATAAGGATTCGACAGTTATTCATACGGCAATGCATTTTTGCAACTTGTTGAAGGTGAGTGCAAGTGAAAGTGTAAGAAATCATGGTGGAGCTGGATTAATAAAGATTATGTCATGCTTATCATATGGACAAAGAAATGATATAGCTATAGAATTGTTGCGTTCTCTTGAAATAGAAGGACATCAGTTTACAAAGTATATTCCAAACTATTTAGGACAAATAATACTTTATTTACAGCCTGTTGAATTAGATGAGTTAATTGACGATTTAATTAGAAAAATAAAATGTTCAAGTCCTCATGTTATATCATTGATACTTCAAACAGTGGGAATAGCTATTGTTAACTATCATCAGTATAAAGAAAGATTTGAAGAAAATGAAGATGTTTCAAAGAGAAGACTTGTGAAACTACTTAGTATATTACTAAATGGTCTTGTAAATTATAATTTGCAAGTTAAACAGATGGCATTTACTGTAATTGGAAAGGGAATTTTTGGTTCAGAAAATATAGATTTAGAAAGAAAAAAAGAAATATTTCAGCTAACTGCTAAAAAGATACTTACTTTAATTGGAGATATATCAGGAAATGAAAGAATGTTCTTTACTAATGCTGCAGGATTAAATCATATATACAGATTTATTGCAGATTATAAATTTTATAAAGGAGATTTAAATATTGAAATTCCAAATAAGATAGCATTTTTCCCCGGTTCTTTTGACCCATTTTCTTTAAGTCATAAAGAAATTGCAAAAAGTATAAGAGATATGGGATTTGAAGTGTATTTATCTATTGATGAATTTTCGTGGTCAAAGAGAACTCAACCAAATTTAATAAGAAGAAGTATTGTAGAAATGTCTATAGCTGATGAATTAGGTATTTATTTATTTCCAAAAGATATACAGATAAATATAGCAAATCCAAATGATTTATATATGCTTAAAAAGAAATATTTAGGAAACAATGTTCATATAGTTGTAGGAAGTGATGTGCTTTTAAATGCTACAGCATATTTAAAGAGTAAAAATGAAAATTCTATACATACAGTTTCACATATTATTATTGAAAGGAAAAGTTTACATCAATTTGAAGAAGATGATAAAAAGCTTTCTGAAATTATTGATAAAATAGAAGGAAATGTTATAAGGCTGTCATTACCGTCAAAGCTTGAAGATATAAGTTCGACTCAAATAAGAGATTATATAGATCAGAATAGAGATATTTCAAGACTTGTTGACCCACTTGTACAAAAATATATATACGATAATGGATTATATAGAAAAGAACCACAATTTAAGAGAATACTTAAAACTAAGTCTATAACTATTGAAGTAGAAGATACTTTAAATTCTAGTGCAATAAGAGAACTTGCAGCTTTTATACCAGTAGATTATAGGCTTGCATATGAAAAGCTAAAGGAAATTTCAGAAAAATTAAATCCGAGAGTATTAATAATGAGAGATTTAAAGAGAAATGGAGAGATAATGGGATTTTCGATATTCCATTGGATGAGAGCAAGTATGATAATGAAGGAGTTTAAAGACAGCGCTATTTCAGAATATATTCGAAATAATTATGTTGGAAGAACAATAGTTATAGATGGGATTTTTATAGATAGAGATTTGGAGTTTGATAATCTTGAAGAGATGATTCTTACAGAGACATTAGCATTTTGTCTTAAAAAGGATTATACATATGGAATATTTAAAAATATGATAAAAGAATATAAATCAGAAAGTTTGTATGAAATTCTCAAATTGTATGGATTTGAAGAAGTTCCAAATAGTTTGAAGGAAGAGCCTGTTTTTGTAGTTGATATGACTGCTCCATGTACACTTAGTTTTGACGTTGAGACGATTATTAAAGGCATATTTAATGAAAATCCAAATGTATTAAAGGCTATTAAAAGGACAAGGAAGAGACTTCAACAGTCAATTGTAAATCTTTATCCGGGAAATTTGGTGTTGTCCTTTGATAGATATATGTTGTATGAAAATATGGTTAAAAAGATATGTGATGAAAATGGCGTATCAACACTGCCAAAGGAGTCTAAAGTTTTGGGAGAAGCTATGTGTGTACCTTTTGGTGCTTTATTAAATGGATGTATTATACCAAATACGGTAACTAAGTCACTACATACCGAAAAATTTTTTGAACCTGATGCAAAACATTATACAATTGAAGCATATCCGAATTATCTTAGCCTTGAAAATCAAGTTAAAATGCTTCGTTCATTTGGAAGACCTATAATACTTGTTGATGACCTTTTACATAAGGGTTATAGGATAAAGGCTTTAGACCCACTTCTTAAAAAAGAGAAAATAGATGTTAAAAAGATAATAGTTGGTATACTTTCAGGAAGAGGAAAAGAATTGATGGATTTACAGGAAAGAGATGTAGATAGTGTATATTTTATACCAAAATTAAAGGTATGGTTTAATGAAAGTTTTATGTATCCATTTATTAATGGAGATACGCTTTGGAGAGGAGTTTATCCTCAAAGAAATCTTGTACCATCTATTAACCTTATACTTCCATATACTTCGCCACATTTTATAAAAGGTACTTCAAATGAAGCAATATACAACTTATCTAAAGTTTGTATTGAAAATTCTATAGACATACTTACAACATTAGAAGAAGAATATCAAAAAACATATGAAAGAAAGCTCACATTAGCACATTTAGGAGATGTATATATTTCTCCAAAATATCCAGACCATGGTGCAAATATGAATTACGATTTAAATATAAATCCTTCACATTATTTAAAAAATGATTTAGAAAAATTAATGCGTCTTGAACATATAATATGCGGTAGATAAGATAAGCTATTAAATGTTAAGTAGCAAAATCGAAAAAAGTATTATAGCTAAACAATTAAAAATTGGCATGACAAAAAGAGGTGGACAGCTGGTGTACTATTATAAGATAGAAGATAAATTGCTTTTTTCAAATGAAAAGTATGATGGATTAGAAGAAGTAAATAGCGAAGAAATAATAGAAAGTGAAGATAATATATATTTTTTGGGAAAACTTGAGATTTCAAAATCAAGAAGAAGTTTTTCAGTATCAGACCCTTCCCTTTTATTTTTAAAAGAGGAAGGGCTGAAGCTTTTAAAAAAATTAGAAATTGAAGAATATAAATTACCAAAATGGCTTATTTCAAAGATAAATTCTAGGAAGGTAACTTATATAAATACTGAATATCCTAATTGGAAAGATGTGTTGTATCATAAACATAAAAAAAAGTGGAAAGTGAATGTTATAGGTTTGGGAGATGTGGGCGGAACACTTGTTGTAGGTTTGAGGTTAGTTGGCGGGGATTGTATTTCTGAAATAGGGATATATGGAAGGAACGAATCTAAATTAAAAAGATGGGATTATGAAGTAAATCAAATACTGTCAACTTTTGATGATGTTTATTATCCACCAGTAAAAATAATAGAAGAAAATGAACTGTTTGATTGTGATATGTTTGTATTTTGTGCAAGTATAGGAGTGCCTCCTGTTGGCACAGAGGATAAAGATGTGAGGATGGTACAGTTTGAAGGAAATTCAAAATTGATAAAAAGTTATGCTAAAATGGCTCGTAGAAAAAGATTTAAAGGAATTTTTGCTGTAGTATCAGACCCTGTTGATTTACTTTGTAAGTCGGCTTTTATATGTAGTAATACTAATGAAGATGGAAAAATGGATTATAATGGATTAGCACCAGAGCAGATTAGAGGATATGGATTAGGAGTAATGCATGCTAGAGCAGTTTACTATGCTAGCAAATATAAAGAAGCAGCACATTATATGAGAGAAGGGCGAGCTTTTGGACCACATGGAGAGGGACTTGTGATAGCAGATAGTATAGAAAATTATAATGACGATATTTCGGTATATTTAACGGAAAAAACTATAAAGGCTAATATAGATGTTCGTAAGACAGGATTTAAACCTTATATAGCTCCTGCAATATCTTCGGGAAGTCTTTCGATAGTAGCAACTATAAAGCAAAAGTGGCATTATAGTGCAACTTTTATGGGAGGAGTATTTATGGGAGCAAGGAATAGACAGCTTTCTTCAGGAATAGAACTTGAAAGGTTGAATTTTCCTGAAAAATTATATAGGCGTATAGAAAATACGTATAATAAGTTGAGGAGCATATTATGATGAATGTGTATTTAATTATGCCTGGTGAAATTTCAAAGGAGCTTACAGAAATGGTAAAGTTTTTTACTAAAGATGTTGATACTATAATAATAAAAGATTCTGACAATATACCTAATCTTCAGAATAAGAAGATAATCTTTGCCGTTCAGTTGAATAATATAGGATGGAATATAAAACTATTTGAGATACTTACAAAACTGTATGAAAGAGGTACAAATGCTTTAAAAGGTTCTAGTGGATTTATACTAATACACAGTCCCTTAGAGTTTTATACAAAGAGTATGGCACAAAATATAATATTTATAGCTAATCAGATGGGTTGTAGATTTCCGGGTCATCCTGTGATTGAATGTATAGAAGATTTAAAGAATTTTAGAACTTGGGAAAAAAAATTAAAAATACCTTTGAAAAATATTTGTAACAAATTGTGTGAAAAGTTTGGAAAAACATTTTTTCAGGATAATCCTAAACTTATAAAAAAACCTAAAATACTTGCACTTCATGCAAGTTCATATGAAACATCTAATACTTTAACTTTATGGCGAATGATAAGAAGACATATTTATGATTGTGAAATAAGAGAATTTCATGTTGAAAATGGAACTATAGTTGACTGTAAAGGATGTTCTTATAAGACATGTAAACATTATAGTAAAAGAAATAGCTGTTTTTATGGAGGAGCAGTAGTAAAAGAAATACTTCCATCAATAGAAAGAGCTGATGCAGTGGTATGGATTTGTCCAAATTATAATGATGCTATTTCTGCTAAGATTATGGCTGTAATAAATAGAATGACTGTACTTTATAGGAAAACAAAGTTTTACAACAAAACTATGTTTGGTGTTATTGTATCTGGAAATTCTGGAAGTGATTCTGTAGCAAAACAGTTGATAGGAGCTTTAAATATAAATAAAAGTTTTAGACTTCCTCCATATTTTGCAGTAACGGCAATAGCAAATGATCCCGGAGAAATAATTAAAGTAAAGGGAATAGAGGAAAAGTCAAAAAAATTTGCCGAAAATATTATGAGAGAAATAAAAGCTTAAATATTTATTTTCTGTCATCAAGGATAAGTCCAATATATTCTTTATTATCATATTTTTTAGATTTAGAGTCTTTAAGAGGTACTTTTATACTTTTAAAAGCATAATAAATTTTAAGTATAAGACCTTTAGCTGGTTCAAACAGAAAATCTAATGCATTTTGTGATTTTTTAATTTTATCAATAAAAATTTTATCATCTATTTCAAGTTCTTTATCCCTTACAATATAAATACCGAGATTATTTAATTTATCTTTAAAGCTATGTATTATAGCTTTTATTTTTTTAACATTATCAGTATTAAAAGCTTTATCAAAGGATTCTAGAGATAAAATGGCAGTATTATATTTTGTTAAAAGCTCTTTCATGTTTTTTAATAATTTTTCTTTATTTTCATCAAAATTTTCTATTGTTTTTTCTAATAGTTGTTCATCATGATAAAATTTTTTATATTCTTTTTTTAATTCTCTTAAAGAATCATAATATTCATCATATGACATAAGGTGATTTCCAGATGAATAATATACGGTATTTTGAATTTTTTTAATAGGAGTTATAGAACTGATGGCATCAGCTTTGTTTACAGTATTGTTGCGGTCAATATAACTATTATGAATTCTGCTCTTTTTTATTGAAGAAGTTTTAGAAATTTTCATAAAGTACCACCACCTTTTTAATAGAAAGCTATATTTATATAATATTTCGGCAAAAGAAATATATTATTTTAAAAGATAAAAACTTTTATTACAAAGTAGAAAATTTTTTTGTCTTCATATTTTCTTCATAACTTCTTTATATAATGAAAATACAAAATAAATAAAAATAATTTAAGGAGGGATTAATAATGAAAAAAGGTATAATTTTAACACTTATAGCAGTATTTATTTTAGCGATGGGTGCTATGGTATATGCAGATAGTAAAGCTGAAGTACCTAGTTGGTTTAATGATATGATAGCTTGGAAGAAAGAACAGATTAAAAAAGCAGTAGAAGATAAAGTTATTACAGAAGAACAAGCTAAGTATTGGCAAGAAAGACTTGATTACATGCAAAAATTTCACGAAGAAAATGGATTTAACTTTCCAGGTGGATGCTTTGGTAGTGGTTTTGGAAGAGCTAGAGGTGCAAAAGGATTTGGATTTGGTCGAGGAATGATGGGTAGATATTGGCAAACACCTTCAATACAAGGAAATTAATAATGAAAAAAGATGGATAGGATTTATTTTATTCTATTCATCTTTTTTTTTTTTTTTTTTTTGCTAAATTTAAATTTTTAAAAGAGCTATTAGAAAAATATTAAAATTTACAATATGAAATAAAAATTGAAAAGATTTAATGACTAGATAAAAAGATAAGTACAATTGTATAATATTCTATAAAGAGGGGGAATTTTTATGATATATATAATAACTGCAATGTACTGGGAAGCTGAACCATTTATAAAATATTTAGGACTTAAAAGAGATGTAGATTCTACTAAATTTCAAGTTTTCAAAAATGATGAGTTTATCCTTATTATAAGTGGGGTAGGACCTATATCTTCAGCTGTGGCTACTACATATTTACTTACAATGTATAAAGCTGAAAATTCAGATTTGTTTTTCAATATTGGAGTTTGCGGGTGTAAAGATGATAAAATTGAAATTGGAAGCGTATTTTTATGTCATAAAGTTATAAATAATACTACAAATAGGAAATTTTATACAGATATGCTTTTTAAACATCCTTTTAGAGAAGGTGTATTAGAAACATTTTCAACTGTAGTAAATAAAGATTTTTATATTCAAGGTGATTTGATAGACATGGAAGGAGCAGGTGCTTTTGAAGCAGCTTCATATTTTTTACCACCACATCGTATTTATTGTATAAAGATAATTTCAGATTATTTAAAAAGTGATGAAATTAAAGGTGCAAAGATTTCAAAAATAATTAATGAAAAAATGCCTTTGATTATAAATTGGATAATGGAGGTAAAAAAGGCTTTAAAACCACTTCCTAAAGTTTTATCAAAGGATGAAGAAAAAAGATTGAAAATAATAAGTGACAATTTAAATTTAACTACGACTATGAGATATGAGTTTAAAAAATTGGCTCAAAAATATAAAGTAAGGAGAGGTAATTTACTAGATGTACTGAACTCTTTTATAAACGTAGAATGTAAAACAAAGAAAGAAGGGAAGATGTATTTTGAAAAAATCAAAAGACAACTTTGTACTACCTGAATTTTCGCATATTTATATTGAAAAAGATGCAAAATTCTATCCAAATACAAACAAAATACTATCTAAATTTAAAGATAAAATTCAAATTGAAATAGACCATTACAAAGATTTATTTTGCCGCAGTCGTCAAAATTTTAGAATGCAAAAAATTAGTCCTAAGTTAATATTAGCTGTAAAAAGAGACAATTTAGTTTATGAAGGAGCTCAAGTTTGTGAAGATTTTGGGAATAGATATTTTTATTATACATCTTCAATTATGAATTGTATTTATGATTGCGAATATTGTTATTTGCAGGGGATGTATCCTTCTGCAAATATAGTTATATTTGTAAATATAGAAGATATTTTCAGAGAAGTAGAAATTATGCTTAAAAAACATCCAGTGTATCTTTGTATTTCTTATGATAGTGATATTTTAGCTTTAGAGGGAATTACGTCTTATGTTTCTTATTGGTTGGGATTTGCAAGTAAGCATAAAAATTTAAAAATTGAGATTAGAACTAAAAGTGCAAATTTTAAAGCTATAAAAAAAGAAAAACCTTTAGATAATGTAATTTTAGCTTGGACTCTATCTCCAGATGAAATAATTAAAAAGTATGAAATAAAGACACCGAGTTTAAAATCTAGGCTTAATTCAATATATGAAGCAATAGAAAAGGGATGGAAAGTTAGAATTTGTTTTGACCCTTTACTATATGTAGATGATTGGAAAATTCAATATAGTAAATGTATTGACATGACTTTTGAATATTTACATTCCGAAAGAATTTATGATGTAAGTATAGGAGTTTTTAGAATATCAAAGGATTACCTGAAGAAAATGGAAAGAGAAAAACCGTATTCGAAAATATTAGCTTATCCATTTAAGTGCCAGAATGGAATATGCAGTTATTCAAAAGAACATGAGGATAAGCTGAAGAAGTTTGTGTATGAAGAGATATCTAAATATGTTTTAAAAGAAAAAATATATATTTAAAAATTACATAAAAAATGCTTATATATATATAAAAAATAAATAATAAAGATACAAAAATATTATGTGATATGGTAAAATATATAGTAAGTTTTTCAGAAAATTCAATATATACAAATGATTTAAAGGGGGAGTTATATATTTATGACAAAGAAGAAATTGACAAAAGAAAAAAAGTTTAGAGGTGGAAAAATAAGAAATAAATTGATATTGATTTTGATGACTGTAGTAATTATACCTCTTATTTTATTAGGAGTTTTTTCATACTTAAAATCAACAGAGATAATAAAAAGAGATTTGGCTGAAACGACATTACAGGCGGTAGAAGAAGTAAATGAATCAATTACAATGTTTTTAAAAGGAATAGAGTATCAGGTAAATACAATAGCAAGTAATTCAGCTCTTAAAGATTTAGATAAGACTGCAAATTCACAAGAACAAGAATTTAAAAAGCAAGTCGCTTTAGAACTTTTAAAAGATACACAGACTAGTAATCCAGATTTAATGTGGACATATTTTGGTAATGAGGAAGGCAGTATGTATATATTTCCTAAAGATGAACTTCCAGACGATTATGATCCGAGGACTAGACCATGGTATAAAAAAGCACTAGAAAATAAGGGAAAAGTTGTTTGGACTGAACCATACATTGATGCTACAGTTGATGAATTAGTTATTACAGCTGCTAAAACTGTATTAGATGGAGATAAAGTAATTGGTGTCGTTGGAATAGATATAAGTTTGAAGGATTTATCTGATAATTTATCTAAAAAACAAGTAGGTAAGAGCGGATATGTTTTTGTAACTGATAAAAAGGGTATGGTTATTTCTCATAAAGATAAAAAGTTAATAGGGACATATGATATAACGAAACGAGAATTTTGGAATAAGGTAAAATCTACTGATAAAAACTTTTTAGATTATACATATGAAGGGAAAAAGAAATTTTTAAGTTTTACTACAAACGAAAGAATGGGATGGAAGATATATGTAACTATGGAATTAAGTGAACTTACAGAGGATACATATATTATAAGAGAATTTACTTTATATATGGGTATACTTGGGATTATTATAGCTGTAATTATGGCATTTTTCCTTGCTTCAAATATTTCAAAACCAATAAATATATTAAAACAGGCTTTTTCTAGAGCAGCTGTTGGAGATTTAACTGTAAGGGTAAATATAAAATCTAAAGATGAATTCGGACAAATGGGAGATAGTTTTAATGAAATGATAGAGAATTTTAACAGGCTAATTAAAGAAATAAAAACTTCATCAGGTACAGTTCTTAAAACTTCCGAATCACTTAGTGAAATTACAGAACAGACAACTGCTGCAGCTGATGAAGTAGCAAAAACTATTGAAGAAATAGCAAAAAGTGCTGAAGAACAAGCTAGAGATACAGAAAAAGGAGCAACAGAAATAAAAACTTTAGCAAGTAAAATAGAATTAGTTTCTGAATCGATTATTGATATGAATAATATATCTAATGAAACAGATAATTTAACGGGTAAAGGTTTTGAAGCTGTAAAAACACTAATAGAAAAGAGCGATGAAAATAGAAAATCTGTATTAGAAATAAATGAACTTGTTTTAAAAGTAGATAAGAGTGCAGAAGAAATAGGGATAATTACGGATACTATTTCAGAAATAGCTGAACAAACTAATTTACTTGCTTTAAATGCTGCTATAGAAGCAGCTAGAGCGGGAGAATATGGGCAAGGTTTTGCAGTAGTAGCTGAAGAAGTAAGAAAACTTGCAGAACAATCAGCAAAAGCTTCTAATGAAATTAGAGAATTGATAGCTGGTATACAAAATCAATCTGATAATGCAGTAAAATCTATGGAAAAAGCAAGAATTATTGTTAAGGAACAAGATAAAGCAGTGGAAGAAACAAATGGTATATTTACTAAAATATCTAATTCTGTAAAAGTTTTAATACAAAAAATGTCAGAAATCAGGAAGTACAATGAAGATATGGCAGAAAAGAAAGAAGAAATAGTGGAAATAATTCAAAGTTTATCTGCTTCATCAGAAGAAACTTCAGCAGCAACACAGCAAGTATCAGCGGCAACAGAGGAACAGCTTGCTACTATGGAAGAAGCAAATTCTTATTCACAAAAATTAAAAGTCCTATCTAAAGAACTTGAAGTAGCTGTTAATAAGTTTAAAATAGAGAAAGATAATAATGATGCGGGTTTGGATAGTAATAAGAAGATATAGAAGATTAAAATTAAATTAGAGGCCAGTCAGAATGACTGGCTTTTTGTATTAGAAGATTTTACATAAAATTTTAAGATGAGTAGTAGAAATTGAGAATTTACAAAACGATTGTTATAATTATATGTATTAATATACAAATAAATAGGAGGATTTTATGGAAAAAATCTGGAACTTTGTCGGTGAAAAAATTGAAGGACTGTCTATAGTTGAAAGTATACTTTATGCTAAAGGAATTACAGCTAAGGAAGAAATCGAGGAATTTTTAAGTGATAGGCCAAAAAAGACGTATAATCCTTTTCTTATAAAAAATATGAAAGAGGCTGTAGAGAAGATTTTAAATCACTTAAAAAATAACAGCAAAATAGTTATATTTGGAGATTATGATGTTGATGGAGTAACTTCTACAGCTTTATTGGTAGAGTTTTTTAGTAATATTACAAATAACATAGATTATTATATACCTAATAGATTTTCTGAAGGATATGGTTTAAATAAAGAAGCTATAAAATATATAAAGGAAGAAATGAAAGGAGATTTAATTATTACGGTTGATAATGGAGTGAGTTCCTTTGATGAAGTAGAATATGCTAAGGAAATAGGACTCGACATTATTGTTACGGACCATCATAATCCACCTGAAAAACTCCCTGAATGTATTTTAGTAGATGTCAAGCAAAAAGGAGATATTTATCCGTTTAAAGAACTTTGTGGTTGTGGCATAGCCTTTAAATTGGCTCAAGCGTTGCAGAGAAGTTTAAAGCTACCTAAAAATACTCTTTCAAAACTTTTAGATTTAGTAACTCTTGCAACTATAGCAGATATTGTACCTTTAATAGATGAGAATAGAACATTAATTAAATATGGTTTGAGAATAATTAATTCAAATAAGAGACTTGGATTATCAGTTTTAAGGGAAGTTGTTGGACTGAAGGATAAGGAAATCAATGCAGGGAGAATAGGATTTATTTTAGCACCATGTTTTAATGCAGCAGGTAGACTTGAAGATGCTAAACTAGGAGTAGAGCTTCTTTTAGAAAAAAACGAAGAAAGAGCTTTAAAACTTGCAAATATTTTATACAGACTTAATAGAGAAAGGCAGAAAGTTCAGGAGAGAGGAGAAGAATACTGTAGACAATTAGTTGAAAAAAATTACATGAATTATGATTTTCTTGTACTTAGA comes from Caminicella sporogenes DSM 14501 and encodes:
- a CDS encoding NAD(P)H-dependent oxidoreductase, encoding MNVYLIMPGEISKELTEMVKFFTKDVDTIIIKDSDNIPNLQNKKIIFAVQLNNIGWNIKLFEILTKLYERGTNALKGSSGFILIHSPLEFYTKSMAQNIIFIANQMGCRFPGHPVIECIEDLKNFRTWEKKLKIPLKNICNKLCEKFGKTFFQDNPKLIKKPKILALHASSYETSNTLTLWRMIRRHIYDCEIREFHVENGTIVDCKGCSYKTCKHYSKRNSCFYGGAVVKEILPSIERADAVVWICPNYNDAISAKIMAVINRMTVLYRKTKFYNKTMFGVIVSGNSGSDSVAKQLIGALNINKSFRLPPYFAVTAIANDPGEIIKVKGIEEKSKKFAENIMREIKA
- a CDS encoding DUF2680 domain-containing protein; amino-acid sequence: MKKGIILTLIAVFILAMGAMVYADSKAEVPSWFNDMIAWKKEQIKKAVEDKVITEEQAKYWQERLDYMQKFHEENGFNFPGGCFGSGFGRARGAKGFGFGRGMMGRYWQTPSIQGN
- a CDS encoding nicotinate-nicotinamide nucleotide adenylyltransferase; translation: MYNSITIELHKKIINSISDFNFLEKISIPLKIIRSFINSPSFIDKLDIIVEEKDYTCRAALELCTEMIDELVYEEKPKDLLKYFYQFALSLSFPDAVSIKLNENLNDISYIYLQVLRVLCEYQRLYDDKSWESKYPLILLSEEEEKTLESKDEYIKFKNAFYDEYIYEMMKLNQEVLGYSSLEHICGVHYLALYIGRQLKKLGLPIDLGRISGAAAGHDIGKFGCKGKELKRVPYLHYYYTGLWFDKHDIVNIRNIAVNHSTWDLELENLSLESLVLIYCDFRVKKKIFSDGKGRMHIYSLRESFDVILNKLDNVDKAKEMRYQRVYSKLKDFEDYMIDLGINVEIEKDKDFTLDENKQKKFYSLMQGDELIQNLKYIAINHNINLMYKFRDEDSLGSILEIARSERNPNNLREYLNIFEEYSTYLTQKQKLITIKFLYDKLIHPEEDIRKQCAELIGGLIALFDEVYRKEVPADVILEKPEVTSCELLDKYIMLFIKPSQNIIPLHRMWIGNNLSTLICSLFKNAREHQIEDYIKILLKYYDIETYFEKDIKLHLLNSINYIPVLKCDEEAKEVLSSYIKVNLDEENVDIRLTALELVKKLIPKLDENSKFLMYIREKYSTNVYCSDILVENFLKYKIARALKLDDEIVNQYRNFFIEDKTKLQNIYLSNLKTATDWVIKKIQMDLLVEHTLMNKDSTVIHTAMHFCNLLKVSASESVRNHGGAGLIKIMSCLSYGQRNDIAIELLRSLEIEGHQFTKYIPNYLGQIILYLQPVELDELIDDLIRKIKCSSPHVISLILQTVGIAIVNYHQYKERFEENEDVSKRRLVKLLSILLNGLVNYNLQVKQMAFTVIGKGIFGSENIDLERKKEIFQLTAKKILTLIGDISGNERMFFTNAAGLNHIYRFIADYKFYKGDLNIEIPNKIAFFPGSFDPFSLSHKEIAKSIRDMGFEVYLSIDEFSWSKRTQPNLIRRSIVEMSIADELGIYLFPKDIQINIANPNDLYMLKKKYLGNNVHIVVGSDVLLNATAYLKSKNENSIHTVSHIIIERKSLHQFEEDDKKLSEIIDKIEGNVIRLSLPSKLEDISSTQIRDYIDQNRDISRLVDPLVQKYIYDNGLYRKEPQFKRILKTKSITIEVEDTLNSSAIRELAAFIPVDYRLAYEKLKEISEKLNPRVLIMRDLKRNGEIMGFSIFHWMRASMIMKEFKDSAISEYIRNNYVGRTIVIDGIFIDRDLEFDNLEEMILTETLAFCLKKDYTYGIFKNMIKEYKSESLYEILKLYGFEEVPNSLKEEPVFVVDMTAPCTLSFDVETIIKGIFNENPNVLKAIKRTRKRLQQSIVNLYPGNLVLSFDRYMLYENMVKKICDENGVSTLPKESKVLGEAMCVPFGALLNGCIIPNTVTKSLHTEKFFEPDAKHYTIEAYPNYLSLENQVKMLRSFGRPIILVDDLLHKGYRIKALDPLLKKEKIDVKKIIVGILSGRGKELMDLQERDVDSVYFIPKLKVWFNESFMYPFINGDTLWRGVYPQRNLVPSINLILPYTSPHFIKGTSNEAIYNLSKVCIENSIDILTTLEEEYQKTYERKLTLAHLGDVYISPKYPDHGANMNYDLNINPSHYLKNDLEKLMRLEHIICGR
- a CDS encoding SPL family radical SAM protein is translated as MKKSKDNFVLPEFSHIYIEKDAKFYPNTNKILSKFKDKIQIEIDHYKDLFCRSRQNFRMQKISPKLILAVKRDNLVYEGAQVCEDFGNRYFYYTSSIMNCIYDCEYCYLQGMYPSANIVIFVNIEDIFREVEIMLKKHPVYLCISYDSDILALEGITSYVSYWLGFASKHKNLKIEIRTKSANFKAIKKEKPLDNVILAWTLSPDEIIKKYEIKTPSLKSRLNSIYEAIEKGWKVRICFDPLLYVDDWKIQYSKCIDMTFEYLHSERIYDVSIGVFRISKDYLKKMEREKPYSKILAYPFKCQNGICSYSKEHEDKLKKFVYEEISKYVLKEKIYI